Part of the Carnobacterium pleistocenium FTR1 genome is shown below.
ACTTGTTCAGACTTCGTTTCAAACAAGTCAGTGTTTACTGTTAATTGGACTTGGTTAAGCAGTTCTTCACCCTTATTAGCCAGATTAACCACACGGGTCAATGCTTCAATAGTCGGTTTAAATAGTGCATCTGCTACATGGCTGTTGATAACACGCCCAGATTCGATTAATTTAAGCAAGTCTTCTTGACGAGAGCTTAAAGCTGCATCAACAACATCATGTCGTACACTCTCTGCCGCTAATAATTGACGAATGCGAGCTTTGGTAAAATCTCCCACTTCCGTAGTGCTTGACTTATAGCCTTCGACCAAAGAGCTTTGTGCGATAGCAGAAGTCATTAGAATATCTTTTTTTAATGAAACCATTGGGAAAATCCAATTTTTTGCTTCAATAATGCGAACAATCGCATAGGTTTGACGTCTCAAGGCATATGGATCATTTGATCCAGTTGGGATCATGCCAACCGCAAAGAAACTTAAGACACTTTCTAATTTATCTGCGATAGCTAAGACAGCTCCAACAGATGATTGCGGAAGCTCTCCCTCACTTGAGACCGGCATGTAATGTTCTCTAATAGCTGCAGCTACACTTGGATTTTCTCCTTGCGCTAAAGCATACTTTTCACCCATGATCCCTTGTAATTCAGGGAATTCTCCAACCATATTGGTTACTAAATCAAATTTATAAATCTCAGATGCACGGTTTAAATCTTTTAATTCAGCAGTAGTCAGACCAACTTGTTTTCCGATTAGTTGAGCGATTGCTTGTACGCGGTTCATTTTTTCATAAATAGAACCAATTTTCTCATGGAACGTTACTTGTTTTAAGCGTTCCACACAGGCGGCTATGGTTAATTTTTGATCTTCTTCATAGAAAAAGCGACCATCATCTAAACGCGCAGTTAATACTTTTTCATTTCCCTTAGCAACAGTATCAATATGGTTGGCATTTCCATTACGAACGGAGATAAAGTAAGGTAAAATAGCCCCTTTGTTATCCTTTACTCCAAAATAGCGCTGATGATCTTTCATTGAAGTAATCAATACTTCTTCTGGCAGATCCAAGTATTTTTTATCAAATGAACCATAAAAGGCAGTCGGGTATTCAATCAGGTTATTCACTTCTTCTAGTAAATCTTCATCCAATGAAACAGACCATTGATTTTCGTTTATCAACTCTTCAATTTGGGTAACAATCATTTGTTTACGTTTTGCGCTATCCGCGATAACAAAGACACTCTCCAACGTTTTTTCATAGTCCAACACATTAGCAAATGTCACTTCATGCCCTAAAAAGCGGTGACCGCGTGACGTGTTTGCTGTTTGGATATCTAGTAATTTAAAAGGAATCACTTCTTCATCTAGCATAGCTGTCAACCAATGGAACGGGCGGATGTATCTAAATGAGTGGTTTGCCCAATGCATGCTTACTGGAAATGTTAGAGATGTGATCACTTTATCTAAATCAATCAAACTGTCATTAACGGTTTTTCCTGAAATGAATTTATCGACGTAAACGTAATCAACCTCTTTGATTGATTTAAAATAAATATCATCAGGTGTTACTCCTTGTCCTCGGGCAAATCCTATGGCAGCTTTGCTCCAATTGCCGTCAGCATCTTGCGCTATTTTTTTAGCAGGTCCTTTGACTGATTCTTGAATATCTTCTTGTTTCTCTGCAATATCCTTAACAATGACTGCTAGTCGTCGTGGAGTCGAAAAAGGAATGACTTCTCCATGAGCTAAACGTTTTTCTTTTAAAAAGGCAGTTATTTTTTGGACTAATTGTTCACTGCTTGGGGTAACGATATGAGCAGGAATTTCTTCTAAACCAATTTCTAACAATAGATTCTTAGTCATATTAGTTTACCTCCTTAGTTTCGATAGTTTGGCCTTGAAGCAGAGGGAAACCTAATTTTTCGCGTTCTGTAACAAACGCTTTTGCGATTGAACGGGCCATATTCCGAATACGGGCTAAATATCCTGCACGTTCTGTGACCGATACTGCTCCCCTTGCATCTAATAAATTAAAGGTATGGCTACACTTTAAAACATAATCGTAGGCAGGATGAACTAGACCTGCTTTAATTTGAGCTAGAGCTTCTTTTTCATATTCATTAAATAACATCAAAAGTAATTCTTGATTGCTATTTTCAAAAGCATATTTTGAATGTTCGTATTCAGGTTGAATAAATATTTCACCGTATTTCACGCCTTTTGTCCACTCGATGTCATAAACACTATCGACATCTTGAATGTATGACGCTAAACGTTCTAGTCCGTATGTGATTTCACTTGTTACAGGGCTGCATTCTAACCCACCAACTTGTTGGAAGTAGGTAAATTGCGTAATTTCCATTCCATCTAACCAAACTTCCCAGCCTAAACCAGCGCAACCCATTGAAGGATTTTCCCAGTTGTCTTCAACGAAACGAATATCATGTTCCAAAGGATCGATTCCTAATAAACGCAGACTGCCTAAATAAAGTTCTTGAATATTATCCGGTGATGGTTTCATAACTACTTGAAACTGATGATGTTGAAATAAGCGGTTTGGATTTTCGCCATAACGGCCGTCAGCTGGACGTCTTGAAGGTTCTACATATGCAGCATTCCATGGTTCAGGTCCAATCGCACGCAAGAATGTATAAGGGCTCATCGTTCCTGCCCCTTTTTCTGTATCGTAGGATTGAAGCAGCAAGCAGCCTTGATCTGACCAATATTTTTGTAACGTTAAAATGATTTCTTGAAATGTTAGACTATTTTCTTTCATTATAGCATTCTCCTTTTTATTTCAAATTATATTGGTTAGCTAAAAAAATATACAAAAAAAGTCCCTATGCTGACAGTTAGTCATCAGCATAGGGACGATAATACAATCGCGGTTCCACCCTAATTCTAGTTTACTAAAAACTAGCATCTTTTTTATTGAACAGCTCCAGAAGGCCTTTCAAAATTTTGTCTATATTTGGCTCGCACTATCCCAAATTCGCTCATATAGAGGTGAAATTTTTACTTTTTTCTTTCATCGCTGGTTATTCAGTTGTTTCTATCATAGCTTGTAACAAGAACTTTTGTCAATCATTACTTTCATTCTCATCAAGTGTTTCATCAGGAGTAACTTTTCTATCAATCAAAAGGTTGCCCCACGTATACATCTGATCAATGAATTTTTTACTCTTCAACTTAATTCCAACCGATTCGTCATAGATAAGGTCGATCAATGTCCTGATTTCTCGTTTCGTCTCTTCTTTAACCGTAATAGAGCCTAATTGATCTAACGAAATAGCTGAAAATAAACGCACGAAATGAATCGCTCTTTGGCTAGAATGGTACCGATAACGGTCTAGCTGCCAATGTTCTTGACATAATAATCCACCATAGCTGCCAGAATAGTCAAACGGGCCTTCAGTTTTCCCACAGATACGGCAACCTCTTAATTCCGGAGAAACACCAAAGTAAGGCAGAATTTGGATTTCAAAGATATTGACTACTATTTCCGGATCTGTTTCTTCATTGATTTCGGTTAAACAGCGGTCGATTTTATGAAACAACGTTCCATCTACAATACCATCATCTAAAGCCGCATCTGCTAAACTTAAGATATATGTCGCGTAGGCATTCAAAAAAATATCCGTTTGCATACTTTTATATTGATCAACTTCTTTTACATCTCGTATAAAACACAGTCCCGTGTCTCGCATATCGGCTATATAAGTTGCTTTTGTAAAGGGCAATACCGCAGTTCTAAGTTTGTTTTTTTGCTTTCGAGCTCCTTTGACAAAAAACATTCTTTTCCCAAAACGATTTGTAAATAATTTGACTAATTGATCATTTTCACGATGGTTTCGTACAGATAACACAATGCCTTCTACTTCTTCTATTTGAGCCATTTAGAAACCCCCTACGATACGATCTTTATTTAAAAAAACAAACCATAATGATATGGTTTGTTTTTTTTAATGGTCAGTACTTTTTAGTAATCATCTTTACGGTAACCGTAGTCTTGCAGACTCGATTGACGGTCACGCCAATCTTTTTGAACTTTTACCCATAAATCAAGATAAATTTTGTCTCCTAATAACACTTCGATATCTCTTCTAGCTCGGATACCGATATCTTTCAGCATTTTCCCGCCTTTGCCAATAATGATACCTTTTTGACTTGAACGTTCAACAATGATTGCTGCATGCACTTGAACTTTACCTAATTCATTTCGTTGCATACTCTCCACTACTACAGCGACAGAGTGAGGAACTTCTTCTCTCGTTAATTCAAGAACTTTTTCACGAATCAGTTCAGAAACAATAAAATACTCAGGATGATCTGTTACTTGGTCATCCGGATAAAATTGAGGTCCCTCTGGAAGATAGTTCTGCAATTCAGCCAGTAATGTATCTACGTTGTTTCCAACTGAAGCTGAAATCGGAATAACTTGCGCAAAGTCGACCAATGAACGATAATCCTCAATAATTGGCAATAGTTGATCGGGATTAATTTTATCGATTTTATTAAGCACTAAAAATACTGGGCTTTTAGCGGTTTTTAATCTTTCCATAATAAAATTATCACCAGGGCCACGTTTTTCAGCCACGTTTACCATAAATAAAATAACATCGACTTCTCTAAATGCACTGAAAGCTGAACTAACCATGAAATCTCCTAGACGATGTTTAGGTTTGTGGATACCAGGAGTATCGATGAATACAATTTGTGATTCTGGAGTAGTATAAATACCCTGAATTTTATTTCTTGTTGTTTGTGCTTTGTCGCTCATGATTGCTATTTTTTGTCCAACAATTTTATTCAATAACGTTGATTTTCCTACATTTGGACGTCCTACGATTGAAACAAAACCTGATTTATGTTCATTATTATTTTTCATTAAACCATATCCTCCGATTTAAAAGCTCCGGGCAGCAATTCGCCAACCGTTGTCAATTGTTTATTTCCTTTATTATTCGTTAGCAAAACAGGCATTTCTGGTCCACAAAATTCTGCCAGTACTTGTCTGCATGCCCCACAAGGTGAAATTGGACCATCTGTATCGCCGGTTACTACCAAGTACTCAAACGTATTTTTCCCTTCAGAAACGGCTTTGAAAATTGCAGTGCGTTCTGCACAATTGGTTAGACCAAAAGAAGCATTTTCAATATTGCATCCTGAAAAAATTTCTCCTTCTTTTGTTAAAAGAGCTGCTCCAACTGGAAAGTGGGAATAAGGAACATAAGCTTTTTCTAACATATCTGTTGCTTTATTGATTAGTTCTTCGACTTTTTGATCTGTAGCGTGCATAAATGTTGCTCCCCTTTAAGATAGAATTTGCCATAGTTTAGGTAAAATAATAATTGCTGCTACAATAATGGCAAATCCTGCTGTAACTAAAACAGCAGCCGCTGCCATATCTTTGGCCTTCTTTGCTAACGGATGATATTGTTCTCCTGTAGTTAAGTCGACTACATTCTCAATTACAGTATTCCAAACTTCCATTATGATCACTAAAAAGATACTAAAAATAACCCATAGCCATTCATTGCTAGCTAAATTAAGAAAAGCACACAATATCAAAACGACTGAACCAATTAAAAGATGTGAGCGCATATTTCTTTCTTCTTGAAACGCAGTTAAAATTCCTTTAAAGGCGTATTTAAAAGAGTTTAAAAATGCAGAATTTTTCCCAACTTCCCCTTTATCTTTTAAGTCCATAAGCTTCTAGTATCTCTTTCTGCAGCCCAAACATTTCTTTTTCATCTTCAGGATCCATATGATCATACCCATTCAGATGCAAAAAACCATGTAAAGCAAGGAATCCTAATTCTCGATCAAAAGAATGTCCATATTCAATGGCTTGGCTCGCGGTTTTATCAACTGAAATGATAATGTCGCCAATGTTCCTTGGCATCGGTTCTTCCAAATCATCAAAGTTGATTGTTAGTTCATCTTCTACTTCATCTTCAATTGCAAAACTAATAACATCCGTAGACTGATCTTTTCCACGATAAGTCTTATTAATTTTTTGAATAGCGTCATCCTCAACAAAACTTACTGACATTTCTGTATCATCTGGCAACTTTAAATGATTTCCAGCAAACTCTAATAAGGAATTGACTAGTTCTTTCTGTTCTGTTGTAATTCGGTTTGTTTCATCATACAAATCTAATTCCATAGGTATTATTCCCACTCCTTTTTTAATTTACTCTTTCACGCTCAGTTGGTCATTCTTTTTTAAAGTCGGATATTCGATCCTCGAATGGAATGTACCATTTAACCCTTCACATATGGATTTTTCAACTATCTTCAATTCTTGTAAAGAAATGGAACACTCATTAAACTGACCATCCGTAATTCTTCCATTAATTAAATTATGAACGAAATTTTCAATGGTCTCTTTAGTTGGATGCGACATGGCCCTTACAGCTGCCTCAGCACTGTCAGCGATATTGATAACTGCTGCTTCTTTTGTCTGTGGATTTGGACCAGGATACCTAAAATCACTCTCAGCTACAGTATCGTCTTTTTCTTTAGCTACCACATAAAAAAATTTCATAAGTGTCGTTCCATGATGCTGAGCACAAATATCAATGATTGATTGAGGTAACTTAGCTTTTTCTAGCATTTTCACACCTTCAGAAACATGACCAAAAATAATTTCTTTACTTTCAAAAGGAGTCAACAGGTTATGTGGATTTTCCATTCCAGGAGGTAAATTCTCTATAAAAAAGAGTGAATGACGCAATTTACCAACATCATGATAATAACAAGCTACTCGAGCGAATAATGAATCTCCTCCAATTGCACCAACAGCATTTGCACTTAAGTTGGCTACCATCAAACTATGATGATAAGTACCCGGAGCCTTTGTCAGCAATTCTTTTAATAAAGGATTATTGGGATTGGATAATTCAGTTAACGTTAAAACAGCATTTTCACTAAAAATAACTTCAACGTATGGCGATAGCAGGACAGCCATAAAATAAGAAATAATGCCACTGGATAAAGCATATATTACCATTAAAAAGACCTGTTGAGACCATAGATGAATATTTAAGTATAAGATAAAGGAACTGATAAACAAGGCATTAAAGACTGTTACCCAAATGAAGCTTGACCAAAACTGGTTTGTGATTTTGGTGCGCGTGATCATTGTACCCATCATACCGCTTAATAGATAAAACAGAACTAATATAATACTAAAACTTGTTCCTGAATCAGGACTAAAAATAAAGATAGAAAACGCAGCAGTGAATCCATTAGCTAATATTCCAAAACGTCTTCCGCCAAATGATGTCAGCAAAATGGTTACCAATGCAGCAGGATATAAAAAACCTATGTATTCTACATCAGCATTTTGAATCAACTGCAAACCTTTCATCAATAATAGTGAGATTACCATAATAATTGAGTAAAAGGTAATTTGGCGTCCGTGCTCTATCCTATTTTCTTTTCTGGTTTTTCCTAAATAAAACAATAACAGAGCTTGAGTGAAAATTAAAACGATTAAACCATACAAGGCTTGTCTAGAAGAATTATTATCCAGCAAACCCAACAATTCAAGCTGATGCATGTTATTACTGTCGACTACATGTCCTTCTTGAATAATTACCTGACCTTGTAAAATTAATGATGGTTGAACATTCGCCATTGCTTCTTCAATTTCTTGCTCGGTAGCAATTTCATTGTAACTATTATTCTCAACAATTGCATTGTCAACGATTAATCCGGCTACTCTTTGCATGTCTGAGTCTAAATCAGAATAATCTAAATTATTATTTGCTTCCAGTTTAACTTCATTTAGTTCTTCACTTTTTATCGGTTGAGACATAAATTCGGAAACTACTGAGACAATTGATTCCTTCATACTAGTTAAACTAGCTTCATCTGCTGCTAATAAATCTAAGATAGCCCAATCGGGGAACTGCTCAATAAAAGCGGTTGTAGAATCATCCAGATTGTTCAATTTTTCTTTGAATAACCTTAATAGTTCATCATCTGCTAATTCAGCTACTTTTACCTCTGATAATTGTTGAGAGGATACCGAAGAATTATCTTCTGAAGCTTTTTTTCTGGCTTCTTTTAAATCTGCTTCATATATTTTATTTGCCTCTTGAATAGTCTCATCAAGAGTAGCAAACAAAATTTCTATTTCTGATGTTTGAATATCTTTTAAGTCAGCATTATACGTATACACAGGAGAAACGGTTGTAGCAACTGTTTCTTTATTTGCTTTTGTTTTCTCTGTGTCTTCAACCGTTGCATTGGCACGTATTGTTTCTTCTGCTACTTGAAAAAGTTCGATGTCTAGAGCTTTTGGTTTAACAGCACTATACATGATTGAAAATAAAATGATAGATGTAAGCAAGAGAATAGAAGGAATATATAATTTTCCCATTTTTTTCTGAAGGCGTATTAAGTTTCTTCGCATTCATTCACTTCCTAGTCGTTTTTTCTGCACTTGATTTTTCAGCATCGTTTTTTTTAACTTCATTCAGGTTTTTTTCATTGCTATAAGCATCAATAATACTCGCTACTACCGGATGACGGACTACATCATTCGAATCAAATTGGACAAAATTTACACGCTTGATTTGTTGTAAAACCTTTTCAGCATGAACGAGTCCGCTCATAGCTCCTCTTGGTAAATCAATTTGAGTAACATCTCCATTTACGATCATCTTTGAACCAAAACCCAAACGAGTAAGAAACATTTTCATTTGAGCTTTTGTTGTATTTTGTGCTTCATCAAGAATAACAAAAGCATCTTCCAATGTCCGCCCTCTCATATAGGCTAACGGAGCAATTTCAATAACATTCCTATCCATTAGACGCGTTGTGTGCTCTACACCAAATACATTGTACAAGGCGTCATAGATTGGACGTAGATAAGGATCTACTTTTTCTTTCAAATCGCCTGGTAAAAACCCAAGATTTTCGCCTGCTTCAACTGCTGGACGAGTTAGAATAATTTTTTTCACTTCACCTTTTTTCATAGCAGCAACAGCCATCACTACTGCCAAATAAGTTTTACCGGTTCCTGCTGGGCCTATTCCAAATGTGATATCATTTTTTTTAATTGATTGGATATATTCACGCTGACCGAATGTTTTTGCCCGAATAGGTTTTCCAGCATGATCTTTTCCAATTTCATCTTCATACATACTTATAAAGAAATGCAGCGTATTATTTTTTGCCATTTTGATGGCAGTAATGACATCGGATGAGCCTATAATAATTGAGCGTTTTATTAATTCTTGTAATTGATTAAGGATTTCTTCAACCATAGCTGTGTTTTCTTCTGTACCAACAATTTCTATATGGCTACCACGGCTGTTAATAACAACTTCCATTGAGTCTTCTAATAAAGCTAAATGTTTATCTTGAGCACCAAATAGAATAGCTGTAGTATCTTCGTTTTTCAAATTTACTAAACGGGGTTCGTTCATTAAGTTAGTCAAACAAACAACACTCTCCTTTTTCTTTCTATAGTTTAAAGAATAGCACATTTTTCGTTTAAAATGAAGCTTTCCTTCTTAGATGGGAGACTGATACTTACGTGACTATCATTTTTAGTGTTGCTAAACAATTTAATTAACTGACTCATCCAAAATTTCCAGAGGAATAGCGTTGCTTCTAGCTATGTAGAGGATTTTATAGCTTCGCGGGCAACTATGTTTATTTGTAAAAGAAATTTCCTCTTGAAGACTCTACACCATTTGACGTAGAGCCCATTTAAGCATTAAAGGTAAAAAAAAAGATAAAGTTAAGAGATACCTTAACTTTACCTTTTTCAAAAGATTATTGCTTATCTTTTAAGCATTCAATAATTCTTTTACTAATCGATTTACTTCGTTACCGTCTGCTTTACCTTTTGTTAAAGGCATAACAACTCCCATAACACTTCCAAAATCTTTCATAGATTTAGCATCTACCTTAGTAATCGCTTCTTGAATGATCGCTTTAAGCTCGTTTTCAGAAAGTTGTTGAGGTAAATAGTTTCCAACGATATGAATAGCTGCTTCTGTTTGTTCAACTAAGTCTTCTCGACCAGCATCTTTAAACTCTACAAGAGATTCACGTCGTTGTTTCATTTCGCGAGAAAGAACTGTTAACTCTTCATCCTCACTTAATTCATTACCTTTGCTGATTTGATCATTTTGCAATGCAGCTTTTAACATGCGCATAACAGCTAAAGATTCTTTATCTCTGGCTTTCATCGCAATTTTAATGTCGTCATTAATGGTTTCTAAAAGTGACAAGACTTTCCCACCCTCAATTCTAAAAGCTTTTGACTAGAATTTACGTTTTCTAGCTGCTTCAGATTTTTTCTTACGTTTCACACTTGGTTTTTCATAGAATTCGCGTTTACGAGCTTCTTGTAAAGTACCTGTTTTTGAAACGGAACGTTTAAAGCGACGAAGAGCATCATCAAGAGATTCATTTTTCTTAAGAACTGTTTTTGACATATTAGATTCCCTCCCTCCGTGCTTGAATAAGTAACTGTTATTTAGAATACACTAATAAATTACTGCATTCATAAACACTGTCCTTACTTATTATATCGAATGTATTTTTTCACGTCAATACAACTTTTCCATATTTTAATAAAAATCAACAGTTTATTGCCTTTTTTCTCATTATTTAAGCACAATTTTCACATTTCCCAAAAATTTCAAACCGATGAGACTCAATCGTGCACCCATTTAATTGCGTTTCAAAAAAATTCATTGGGCACATTTCAATTTTTTTTGTTTTTCCACAATTTGTACAAATAAAATGATGATGATGTCCGGTATGTTTGCATCCAAAGCGGAACATTTTTTCTCCATTCAATTCGGTTTCTTCAAGGACATTCAATTCTACAAAAGTATAGATATTTCGATAAATTGTATCATAACTAATAGAAGGGTATCTTTCTTTTAAACCTAGTTGCACTTCTTTTGCTGTTAGATATCGGTTTTCAGAGACAAATACGGATAACATATTTTCGCGTTTATCTGTATATTTATAACCATGTTCTTTCAATGTCTCAATAGCTTGTTCAACTGCTGTCATATAGATGATCGCCTCCTTTATATGAACTGTTCACTATTATTTAGTATAACTTATTTATCTTAGCTTAATCAAGTTGTAAATCTTGCAATTTTTATAGGTACTTCATTGTCGTTTCACTAACTCTTCCTGTATACTATTAAAGTAGTAAACAGAAACAATGAGGAGGAACAAAATGTCTTCACATAAACCAATCAATTTATATGTTATTTCTGATTCAGTAGGCGGAACAGCTAGTCAACTTGGTCAAGCAGCTATGTCTCAGTTTCCTGATGCAGATATAAAAGTTTCGGCGTACCCATTCATTCGTGGCGAAGACACGCTTATATCTATACTAGAAAAAGCAGCTTCTGATAATGCGATAGTTCTTCATACCTTTGTAGATAAAAATTTAAATAAAGCAATTCAACTATTTTGCAACGAATATAATTTGATTTGTTTTGACCCATTATCGCCAATAATCGGCGAATTAGAAAAACGTTCTGAAATGACTCCATTGCAAAAACCAGGAGCGTTGCATCTTTTGAATGAAACTTATTTTAACCGAATTAAAGCCATTGAATTTGCAGTAAAATTCGATGATGGCCGTGACCCAAAAGGTTTTTTAGAAGCAGATATCGTAATCCTTGGTATTTCTCGAACTTCAAAAACGCCATTAAGCATGTTTTTAGCTAATCAAAATTACAAAGTTGCTAATCTGCCTCTTCTACCAGAAGCACACATTCCTGAACAAATTTTTCAAGTAGATCCTAAAAAAATAGTTGGTTTAACAAGTGATAGAAAAGCGCTAAATTCTATTCGTCGAGAACGAATGTTAACTTACGGAATGAATCCTGATACAGAATATTCTAAGTTAGACCGAATTGACAGAGAATTGACTTTTGCAAAAGACTTGTATGAAAAATTAAATTGTTTAGTGATCAACGTTTCAAACAAATCGATTGAAGAGACAGCCGCAATTATTATTAATACCCTCCAAATAGAACACAAGCATCATGAGCAAAACTGATGTCTATAAACTAAAGCACTATCTTCAAAATAAAGAGATTAAATCAAGGAATTCAACCCTCGATTTAATCTCTTTTTAATTTTGTCATCTTTCAGATGAAACGATTGAGAAGTGCTTTAGTTCAACTAAGGAATCTGACTTTAGAACCCTCGACTTGATCCGCCACCACCGGATCCACCGCCGCCTCCGAAGCCGCCTCCGCCTCCGCCGCCAAAGCCACCGCCGCCAAAACCGCCGCCGCCACGGCTTCCGCCGTACATGCCAAGCAATAAAGGCCACAAGCTACCTCCTCGTCTTCCTCTTCCACCACCAGATCCGCCGCCAAAAAAGATACTAGCAATAAAGAAGACTAAAACTACGATTAGAATAGCTGGAAAACCACCATCTCCATCATCCTCATAGTCAGTTGGGTCTACAGTATAACCTGAAAAAATCGTGTCATTATCGTACTGATACTCTTCATTAACTTTTACGGCTGTTTCAGTAAAGATACTTTTCAATGCTGTATCGTAATCATCATTTGATAAGGCATCAATATTCCGATCTAAGATAGCTCCAGTCCCGCTATCCGTCAAGGCACCTTCTAAACCATAACCAATTTCAAAACGAATTTCCCGCTCTTCAGCAGATAAAAGAATCAAGACTCCATTATCCAAATCGGAACTTCCAATTTCCCATTTTTCAAATAACTCTACAGTGTACTCTTCGATCGTAACACCCTGTAAGCTATCTACAGTAGCCACAACTACTTGTGGTTGCTCATTGGTATCTTCGTAATGCTTATTGACATCAATGATAAATTGTTCTGTCTCATCAGAAAGTAAATTTGCTTCATCATAGACATAAAATTCGTTAGAAGCTTCTGGATAATCGACTGCTGCCTCAACAGATAGAGGGAAAATAATCAAAAGCAATAAACCAAAAGAAAGAGCCAATAAACGTAAAACTGAAAATCGATTCACTTTTTCCACTGATTTCCCTCCTTGTGTATTAGATGTAATCAGCTTATTCCTCATTGTTATCAAAATCTACTTCTGGCGCTATTTCAGCACCTTCAACTGCTTCAAAGTAAGGTTTTTCTGAGAATCCAGTTATTCCGGCTATAATAGATCCAGGGAAACGGTTTACACGGTTGTTGTACCCTTGTACTGTCTCATTGTATCGTTGTCTTTCAACTGCGATACGATTTTCTGTGCCTGCTAATTCATCCATTAACGCCGTTACGTTTTCGTTGGATGTTAATTCTGGATAACTTTCAACAACAACTAATAAACGAGATAAAGCTGAGTTCATTTCATTATTAGCTTCTACTTCTTCTTCCATGGAACCTGCACCGCTTAGTGAAGCACGGGCATCTGCAATCGCTGAAAATACTTCTTGTTCTTGGTCCATTGCTCCTTGAACTGAATTGACTAAGTTCGGGATCAGATCATTCCTACGTTGCAATTGCGATTCAACTTGTGACCAAGCAAGATTCACATTACTTTCTTCTTGAATCAATCTGTTGTATGAACTAATTAAGGGAACTGCAATAATTAATACAGCTATAATAATCCCAATGATTATTTTTGTACCACTTTTCATGTTTTTCATGTGTCATCCTTC
Proteins encoded:
- a CDS encoding HD family phosphohydrolase, translating into MRRNLIRLQKKMGKLYIPSILLLTSIILFSIMYSAVKPKALDIELFQVAEETIRANATVEDTEKTKANKETVATTVSPVYTYNADLKDIQTSEIEILFATLDETIQEANKIYEADLKEARKKASEDNSSVSSQQLSEVKVAELADDELLRLFKEKLNNLDDSTTAFIEQFPDWAILDLLAADEASLTSMKESIVSVVSEFMSQPIKSEELNEVKLEANNNLDYSDLDSDMQRVAGLIVDNAIVENNSYNEIATEQEIEEAMANVQPSLILQGQVIIQEGHVVDSNNMHQLELLGLLDNNSSRQALYGLIVLIFTQALLLFYLGKTRKENRIEHGRQITFYSIIMVISLLLMKGLQLIQNADVEYIGFLYPAALVTILLTSFGGRRFGILANGFTAAFSIFIFSPDSGTSFSIILVLFYLLSGMMGTMITRTKITNQFWSSFIWVTVFNALFISSFILYLNIHLWSQQVFLMVIYALSSGIISYFMAVLLSPYVEVIFSENAVLTLTELSNPNNPLLKELLTKAPGTYHHSLMVANLSANAVGAIGGDSLFARVACYYHDVGKLRHSLFFIENLPPGMENPHNLLTPFESKEIIFGHVSEGVKMLEKAKLPQSIIDICAQHHGTTLMKFFYVVAKEKDDTVAESDFRYPGPNPQTKEAAVINIADSAEAAVRAMSHPTKETIENFVHNLINGRITDGQFNECSISLQELKIVEKSICEGLNGTFHSRIEYPTLKKNDQLSVKE
- a CDS encoding PhoH family protein; the protein is MNEPRLVNLKNEDTTAILFGAQDKHLALLEDSMEVVINSRGSHIEIVGTEENTAMVEEILNQLQELIKRSIIIGSSDVITAIKMAKNNTLHFFISMYEDEIGKDHAGKPIRAKTFGQREYIQSIKKNDITFGIGPAGTGKTYLAVVMAVAAMKKGEVKKIILTRPAVEAGENLGFLPGDLKEKVDPYLRPIYDALYNVFGVEHTTRLMDRNVIEIAPLAYMRGRTLEDAFVILDEAQNTTKAQMKMFLTRLGFGSKMIVNGDVTQIDLPRGAMSGLVHAEKVLQQIKRVNFVQFDSNDVVRHPVVASIIDAYSNEKNLNEVKKNDAEKSSAEKTTRK
- a CDS encoding GatB/YqeY domain-containing protein; the encoded protein is MSLLETINDDIKIAMKARDKESLAVMRMLKAALQNDQISKGNELSEDEELTVLSREMKQRRESLVEFKDAGREDLVEQTEAAIHIVGNYLPQQLSENELKAIIQEAITKVDAKSMKDFGSVMGVVMPLTKGKADGNEVNRLVKELLNA
- the rpsU gene encoding 30S ribosomal protein S21, which produces MSKTVLKKNESLDDALRRFKRSVSKTGTLQEARKREFYEKPSVKRKKKSEAARKRKF
- a CDS encoding Fur family transcriptional regulator, with product MIYMTAVEQAIETLKEHGYKYTDKRENMLSVFVSENRYLTAKEVQLGLKERYPSISYDTIYRNIYTFVELNVLEETELNGEKMFRFGCKHTGHHHHFICTNCGKTKKIEMCPMNFFETQLNGCTIESHRFEIFGKCENCA
- a CDS encoding pyruvate, water dikinase regulatory protein; this translates as MSSHKPINLYVISDSVGGTASQLGQAAMSQFPDADIKVSAYPFIRGEDTLISILEKAASDNAIVLHTFVDKNLNKAIQLFCNEYNLICFDPLSPIIGELEKRSEMTPLQKPGALHLLNETYFNRIKAIEFAVKFDDGRDPKGFLEADIVILGISRTSKTPLSMFLANQNYKVANLPLLPEAHIPEQIFQVDPKKIVGLTSDRKALNSIRRERMLTYGMNPDTEYSKLDRIDRELTFAKDLYEKLNCLVINVSNKSIEETAAIIINTLQIEHKHHEQN
- a CDS encoding TPM domain-containing protein; amino-acid sequence: MEKVNRFSVLRLLALSFGLLLLIIFPLSVEAAVDYPEASNEFYVYDEANLLSDETEQFIIDVNKHYEDTNEQPQVVVATVDSLQGVTIEEYTVELFEKWEIGSSDLDNGVLILLSAEEREIRFEIGYGLEGALTDSGTGAILDRNIDALSNDDYDTALKSIFTETAVKVNEEYQYDNDTIFSGYTVDPTDYEDDGDGGFPAILIVVLVFFIASIFFGGGSGGGRGRRGGSLWPLLLGMYGGSRGGGGFGGGGFGGGGGGGFGGGGGSGGGGSSRGF